From a single Bryobacter aggregatus MPL3 genomic region:
- a CDS encoding IS4 family transposase has protein sequence MAKTMRFPAGAMLIFDRGYNDYAWFHSLTLQGVHFVTRLKEKASFVVMESRAISDSSRVRADEIIVFTKQANDEEDHFMRRWDEDGQREFVSLTNDLDLDAATVAAIYRQRWQVELFFKSIKQNLRIKTLVGTSANALKIQIWTALIALLLVRFLELRSRLKWNTSRFIALLRRQLFVYRDLFRFLDYPFEGPVRIRQDHLPAQPALFAPSDLPPDDQPRLQKKEILRQRRIIMRVPNPAST, from the coding sequence GTGGCTAAAACCATGCGCTTCCCCGCCGGGGCGATGTTGATTTTTGATCGCGGCTATAACGACTACGCCTGGTTCCATAGCCTGACGCTGCAAGGCGTCCACTTCGTGACTCGCCTGAAGGAGAAGGCTTCCTTTGTTGTCATGGAATCCCGTGCGATTTCAGACAGCAGTCGCGTCCGCGCGGATGAAATCATCGTCTTCACCAAGCAGGCGAACGACGAGGAAGACCACTTTATGCGCCGGTGGGACGAGGATGGACAGCGCGAGTTCGTCTCCCTCACCAATGACCTCGATCTGGATGCGGCCACGGTGGCCGCTATCTATCGCCAACGCTGGCAGGTGGAGCTCTTCTTCAAGAGCATCAAGCAGAACTTACGGATCAAGACCCTTGTTGGCACCTCGGCAAACGCGCTCAAGATCCAGATTTGGACAGCACTGATCGCCCTGCTGCTGGTGCGCTTTCTGGAACTCCGCTCTCGCTTGAAATGGAACACCAGCCGGTTTATTGCCCTACTGCGACGACAACTCTTTGTCTACCGCGACCTGTTCCGCTTCCTCGATTACCCGTTTGAAGGGCCAGTGAGAATCCGGCAAGACCACTTACCCGCCCAACCCGCTCTCTTCGCCCCCAGCGACCTGCCTCCAGATGACCAACCTCGATTGCAAAAGAAGGAAATCCTGCGCCAACGGCGAATCATTATGCGGGTCCCAAATCCCGCTTCAACTTAA
- a CDS encoding RHS repeat-associated core domain-containing protein yields MVAGCLDLHTHGELCCVKFTGKERDAETGLDYFGARYLVAGPGRFTIPDWSEMPSPVPYADFSRPQTLNLYSYINNNPITLTDPDGHCAFLCTGGIGAVAGGAIGGGVELYKQAWLACGYRRGGMEVRWS; encoded by the coding sequence ATGGTTGCCGGCTGCTTGGATTTACATACGCACGGTGAGCTTTGTTGCGTAAAGTTTACCGGCAAAGAACGGGATGCGGAGACGGGGCTGGATTACTTTGGGGCCAGGTATTTGGTGGCGGGACCGGGGCGGTTCACCATCCCAGACTGGTCGGAGATGCCGAGTCCGGTTCCTTATGCAGACTTCAGCCGTCCTCAGACGTTGAATTTGTATAGCTATATAAATAATAATCCGATTACCCTGACCGATCCTGATGGACATTGTGCATTCCTCTGCACCGGGGGGATCGGCGCTGTAGCTGGAGGTGCTATCGGTGGTGGAGTTGAGTTGTATAAGCAAGCATGGCTCGCTTGCGGCTATCGACGCGGAGGGATGGAAGTCCGTTGGAGCTAA
- the tnpB gene encoding IS66 family insertion sequence element accessory protein TnpB (TnpB, as the term is used for proteins encoded by IS66 family insertion elements, is considered an accessory protein, since TnpC, encoded by a neighboring gene, is a DDE family transposase.) produces the protein MFGLGPGTKIYVATGATDMRKGFEGLHGLVRDELDRDPLSGHVFLFANKMRTRLKILFWDGSGLWVCAKRLEKGRFHWPETSAGASVTMRQEQLTMLLNGIDLTRSKTRRGWLSKPFVA, from the coding sequence GTGTTCGGCTTGGGGCCTGGGACGAAGATCTATGTGGCGACCGGCGCCACCGACATGCGCAAAGGCTTCGAGGGGCTCCATGGTCTGGTGCGGGACGAGTTGGATCGTGATCCGTTGAGCGGACATGTGTTTCTATTCGCCAACAAGATGCGAACCCGGCTCAAGATTCTGTTCTGGGATGGGAGCGGACTCTGGGTGTGCGCCAAGCGCCTGGAGAAGGGACGCTTCCACTGGCCAGAGACCTCCGCAGGAGCCAGTGTCACGATGCGCCAGGAACAACTGACGATGTTGCTGAACGGTATCGACCTCACCCGATCCAAGACTCGCCGAGGCTGGTTGTCCAAGCCATTTGTCGCTTAA
- the tnpA gene encoding IS66 family insertion sequence element accessory protein TnpA, producing the protein MKRGQVGYAGLGVARKYRDSGQSRAEFCREQEIPLTTLDYYLRRDRAKPKQELVAVEVVSEDKAAASDFVLVLAKGRRLEIAANFDEAGLERLLALLERC; encoded by the coding sequence ATGAAGCGTGGGCAGGTAGGATATGCGGGCTTGGGTGTGGCGCGGAAGTACCGAGACAGTGGCCAGTCCCGAGCGGAGTTTTGCCGGGAACAGGAGATCCCGCTGACGACTCTCGATTATTATCTGCGGCGCGATCGCGCTAAGCCAAAGCAAGAACTGGTCGCGGTGGAAGTGGTCTCCGAGGACAAGGCAGCCGCAAGCGACTTCGTCCTGGTGTTGGCGAAGGGCCGCCGATTGGAGATCGCCGCGAACTTCGACGAAGCTGGTCTCGAACGTCTGCTGGCGCTCCTGGAACGGTGTTGA
- a CDS encoding RHS repeat domain-containing protein yields MELIGSPGSVQGTYEYDGEGRRVKKTAGLETTVYVYDAMGQLIHEVGGTSEASGRNYLFQDHLGSTRLRVDANGTRLGWWDYAPFGEVLPGSLGSRSGVAGGAYEGARPKAMFTGKERDAETGLDYFGARYMSAAQGRFTSPDPTFLNILRVVNPQRWNMYGYALNNPLKYVDSDGNEAVAILYPTYQVGVRGNFTLPLGHAGVVMVAKDGSTHYFEYGRYLRLVQVGMSLKGPFGTLAPLLLCKGTHLERSRPNR; encoded by the coding sequence GTGGAACTGATAGGCAGCCCGGGGTCGGTGCAGGGCACCTATGAGTATGATGGAGAAGGTCGGCGGGTGAAGAAGACGGCTGGGCTCGAGACGACGGTGTATGTGTATGACGCGATGGGGCAGTTGATTCATGAGGTTGGGGGCACGAGTGAGGCTTCTGGCCGGAACTATCTGTTCCAGGATCATCTGGGCAGTACCCGGTTGCGAGTGGATGCGAATGGTACGCGACTAGGCTGGTGGGACTATGCACCGTTTGGTGAGGTGTTGCCGGGGAGCTTGGGGAGCCGGAGTGGCGTGGCTGGTGGGGCCTATGAAGGGGCTCGGCCGAAGGCGATGTTTACCGGCAAGGAACGAGATGCCGAGACGGGGTTGGATTATTTTGGAGCGAGATATATGTCGGCGGCGCAGGGGAGATTCACCAGCCCTGACCCAACCTTCCTAAATATTTTGAGGGTCGTCAATCCACAGCGATGGAACATGTATGGCTACGCCTTGAACAACCCGCTGAAGTACGTTGACTCGGACGGCAATGAGGCAGTCGCCATTTTGTATCCAACCTATCAAGTTGGGGTTCGTGGAAACTTTACGCTGCCTCTTGGACATGCTGGGGTGGTGATGGTGGCGAAGGATGGATCGACTCACTATTTCGAGTACGGTCGATACCTCCGGCTGGTGCAGGTGGGGATGTCGCTCAAGGGACCGTTCGGAACGCTGGCCCCACTCCTTCTGTGCAAAGGGACGCATCTGGAAAGATCACGCCCGAATCGATGA
- a CDS encoding tetratricopeptide repeat protein gives MALPSELFDAAGNIVASRRNFQIILDNAKAGDATAQSMAGYCYLRGLGTKRDSVSASEWLLKAAKRGHVDSMVNLALMFEVGDRLPTNRRKAMRWYRLAAEVGSTFAQVNLGLMLLGGSRTKERRIEGVEWLKKAARKRDPRALYNLGVACLRGDGVKKDLKAAERYMKRAANLGDQDARTYLED, from the coding sequence ATGGCTCTGCCTAGCGAACTCTTTGACGCAGCCGGAAACATCGTTGCCAGCCGGAGAAACTTTCAAATCATCTTGGACAATGCGAAAGCGGGAGATGCCACGGCCCAAAGCATGGCCGGGTATTGCTATCTCAGAGGTTTGGGAACAAAACGAGACTCCGTGAGCGCGTCAGAATGGCTACTCAAGGCCGCGAAGAGGGGTCATGTTGACTCGATGGTCAATCTAGCCTTAATGTTTGAAGTTGGTGATCGCCTTCCAACTAACCGCCGGAAGGCGATGCGCTGGTACCGCCTCGCTGCGGAGGTCGGCAGTACTTTCGCACAGGTGAATCTCGGACTAATGCTACTCGGCGGGAGTAGGACTAAGGAGAGACGGATTGAGGGTGTGGAATGGCTTAAAAAGGCGGCCAGGAAGCGCGATCCCCGGGCACTCTACAACTTAGGAGTCGCGTGCCTGCGTGGCGATGGCGTAAAGAAGGATTTGAAGGCGGCAGAACGATACATGAAGAGGGCTGCCAACCTAGGTGATCAAGACGCCCGCACCTATCTCGAAGACTGA
- a CDS encoding IS630 family transposase, which translates to MRVAPKVELTAEERSTLSGWANGRKTPVRMAERARILLLAAAGTQDTEISTRLSITSKKVARWRKRFLDKGLAGLEKDAPRPGRTPSIRRDAVAEIVRLTTQEKPPNATHWSTRSMAAAVGVSDSSILRIWHAHGLKPHRVESFKLSNDPLFGEKLEAIVGLYLNPPEQAIVLCVDEKSQVQALDRSQPGLPLKPGRAGTMTHDYKRHGTTTLFAALNAASGKVISLCPQRHRHQEWMKFLRLIDDATPEGKQLHLIVDNYAAHKHPKVERWLKRHPRFHVHYTPTSSSWLNMVERFFRDLTENRLRRGIFRSVLELIEALDEYVDRHNEKPKPFIWTAKSNDILAKVMRAKAVSLKGQSA; encoded by the coding sequence ATGCGAGTTGCGCCCAAAGTTGAGCTGACGGCAGAAGAAAGATCGACTTTGTCTGGCTGGGCAAACGGTCGAAAGACGCCTGTTCGGATGGCCGAAAGGGCTCGCATCCTGTTGCTTGCCGCCGCCGGGACACAAGACACCGAGATCAGTACGCGTCTCTCGATCACATCGAAGAAAGTGGCTCGTTGGAGAAAGCGGTTCCTAGACAAGGGACTCGCTGGCCTTGAAAAGGACGCGCCACGTCCAGGTCGCACTCCCTCAATCCGGCGCGATGCGGTTGCCGAGATCGTGCGGTTGACGACTCAGGAAAAGCCACCCAATGCAACCCATTGGAGCACGCGCAGTATGGCTGCTGCGGTTGGCGTCAGCGACTCCAGTATTCTGCGCATCTGGCACGCGCATGGACTCAAGCCGCATCGGGTCGAGTCGTTCAAGCTGAGCAATGATCCGCTGTTCGGCGAGAAACTGGAGGCGATTGTCGGCCTTTATCTCAATCCCCCGGAGCAAGCAATTGTCCTCTGTGTAGATGAGAAGAGCCAGGTCCAAGCCTTGGACAGGTCGCAACCAGGCCTGCCGCTGAAGCCAGGTCGGGCCGGAACGATGACCCACGATTACAAACGTCATGGGACCACAACTCTATTCGCCGCACTCAATGCGGCCAGCGGCAAGGTCATCAGCCTGTGTCCGCAGCGTCACCGGCATCAGGAATGGATGAAGTTTCTACGACTCATTGATGACGCTACCCCCGAGGGCAAGCAATTACATCTCATCGTCGATAACTATGCGGCTCACAAGCATCCTAAGGTAGAACGCTGGCTGAAACGCCATCCCCGCTTCCATGTCCACTACACCCCAACGAGTTCTTCGTGGCTGAACATGGTGGAACGCTTCTTCCGGGATCTGACAGAGAACCGTCTTCGGCGAGGTATCTTCCGCAGTGTGCTGGAACTCATCGAAGCCCTCGATGAATACGTGGACCGTCACAATGAAAAACCAAAGCCCTTCATCTGGACCGCAAAATCCAATGACATCCTCGCTAAAGTTATGCGCGCTAAGGCCGTCTCACTTAAAGGTCAGTCTGCGTGA